From the Candidatus Obscuribacterales bacterium genome, the window TGTCCGTCATGCTGGAGCCATTTTCCTCGGCTCCTCCACCCCAGAAGCAATCGGTGACTACCTGGCCGGGCCGAACCATACCCTGCCGACCTCCGGTGCAGCACGCTACGCCTCTGCCCTGGGAGTTGAGACCTTCATGAAGCATTCCAGCCTGATTCAATATTCCCCCACCGCACTGCGCAAAGTTGCCAATGCCATTGACCTACTGGCCACCTGTGAAGGGCTGCCCTCCCATGCAGACTCGGTCAAACGACGCATTGAAGACGCCGATGATTCCCAAGATCCATAAGCGATCGCTCATGGGGTACTAACCACCTGTTGCTGGGCTTCCAAAAATGTCCGTAGCCGCCAGATATTAAGAGTTTGCGCCAGATTGAGCGGCAAGATAGACACACCTGCCAAACTCGACTGCACCCAGCCATCGCCCCATTGCCATTCATGAACACCATCCACTGCTTGGCTCATGAGCAGTTGTAGGGTCTGATCACCCAAGAGAATGACTTGATGTTGAATGGCGATCGGGCCAATCCAGCTTTTAAAGGTGCTGCCTAGGGTGAGGGTATCGGTTTCACCGATCGACAGCGATTGGGGATACAGCCACCGACGCAGGTGGGCCCCTTGGGTGAGGCTGTCTCGAATGGCGGTACCCGATGCATTGATCTCAATACGGAGGTCGCTTTGCTGAAATGTTCCGAGCATGGTGAATCCTGTCTTGGTGGACTGAGGGAGCAACCGGCCCTAGAGCGAGAATTGTCGTAAGGGCGATCGCTTCCTCATTTCATCCTAGAGGGAGATCTCTCCAGCGAACACCCAGACTCACACCGTAGAATAAAAACTAGTATTGTTACGAACTATGTAGGGTTCCTATGGCAGATCAGTTAATTCGAGCAACCGCAGCCGATGGAGGGATTCGGGCCGTTGGTGTCATCACCACCCGTTTGGCAGACGAAGCAAGGCGGCGACACAACCTATCCTATGTAGCCTCAGCAGCTCTGGGACGCACTATGTCTGCCGGTCTACTCCTAGCGTCTAGCATGAAGCGTCCAGAATCCCGGGTCAATATTCGCATCAACGGCGATGGTCCCTTGGGAGGGATTTTTGTCGATGCGGGTCTCGATGGCACGGTACGCGGCTATGTAGATTGTCCTTCCGTAGAGCTGCCCCCTAATGATCGCGGTAAATTGGACGTGGGCACTGCTGTGGGACGCAATGGCTACCTCTACGTGGTGCGAGACGTGGGCTACGGTTATCCCTACTCCAGTACCGTGAATCTCGTCTCAGGGGAAATTGGGGATGATATCACCGCCTACTTGGTGAACTCTGAGCAGACTCCGTCAGCCTTGGTCTTAGGCGTCTTTGTCAGCGCCGAAGGGGTGACCGCGTCGGGGGGGCTGCTGATCCAAGTGTTGCCCAAGGCCGCTCGGGACGAGGCCCTTGTGGAAAAACTAGAGGCGCGAGTGTCTGCTCTTTCGGGGTTTACACCGTTACTGCGGGCATCTAAAACCTTACCGCAAATCTTTGAAGAGCTCCTAGGCGATATGGGACTCGTCCATTTGCCCGGCACCCAAATGCTGAACTTTCACTGCGGCTGTTCCTTCGAGCGGATGTTGGGAGCCTTGAAGTTGCTTGGAGAAGACGAACTCAAGGACATGATTGTTAAAGATGATGGTGCAGAGGCCACCTGTCATTTCTGCAATGAAGTCTACCGGGCCACCAGCCACCAGCTAGAGCAGGTGATCTCCGAGCTGAAAACGGAGTCCTCGGGGTGATGTTTTCTCGAGACTCGCCCTAGCGAGTGGCGCAGCGATCGCCTCCCAGGTAGCCATGCTCTCAGATTATTTACTCAGAGGGTGTACTAGGGTCGGGAGGCGTCGCCACCGGTTCTGATACTGGTGCTGACTCCTCCGCCTCCGCTGGAACTGGGGAAGATGGGCTAGGTGCTGGATCTGCCTTAGACGTTGACGGATTCTCAGGAGCGTCGGCAGGTGGGCTGCTCTCCTGCTCAGGAGCCGCGATGGGCATGGGAATTTCCTCGACGGCCGGTAGTTTCTCAATGGCTAGACGTGATGGACTCGTACCCCCAGATAACCGCTTCAGAAGTTTAGGACGGGGATCATGCAAAAGATAAATGATGCGATCGCCCGCTTGAAACTCTTCAGAAGCGGGGATCACCTGAAGCTGATTTTGCCGTTCCAGCAGAAGCGGTACCAACTCACCCGACCGGGTCAGCGCTCGCAGGTGAGCTTGTTGAAAGAGTAATCCTGGCTCTCGCAACGTCGTTTCACCCAGTTTCACCGCATCATCATCCACATAGCGGTTCCAGGTCTTAAACGGCATAAATTCCATGAACGCGGTCTGAACCCTAGTTTTATTTGTCGTAGGATTAGGAGATTTATTCGCCTTGCCAGATTTATTCGGCTGAGGATCAGTATTGCTAGTTTTACCATCACCAGGCACCACAGCTAACACCCGCGGTGGCTGGAACTCTTCCGCTGCCCGCTGAGCCAAGACAGAGTTCACCTCACCATTATTAGTCATCGCAAGGAACGTGCCCGCCGTTGATAGTCCAGCTTCTTCCAACACATCCGTATCAAGAGCACTTCTGGCAAAAACCGTGAGGTTTTCCCGCTCAGCCTCTCGACAAGCCTCCTGATCGGTGTCAATCAGCACGACTGTTTCACCCCGCTCCTGAAACAGTCGGGCAATCAGGCGACTGATGGGATTACAGCCCACAATGATGGCACCCGTCACCTCAGTTGAATTCACCCGCAGAAGTTTGGCCACCCAACGTGCCGTCAGCCCCTGCAGAAATACCGTGGAAATAATGGTCAAGAAAACCAGAGCTTTAATCGCATCTCCACCGCTAATCCCCCGCTCCGTCAACAGGATGGCAAACAAAGAGGCAACCGACGCCGAGACGATGCCCTTGGGAGCCACCCAGGAAATAAATAGCTTTTGCCGCCAGTTGAGCGTGCTTGTCCAGGTACACGTCCACACCGTGAGCGGCCGCACCACAAACATCAGCACCGCTACCGTAAAGACCGCTCCACGACCTAGGGCAAAAATACTGGCAATGGACAAATCTGCTGCCAAGAGGATGAAGAGAACGGATACCGCTAGGATCGTGAGCTGCCCCTTAAAGCGACGAATCAGCCGTTCTTCTGGCACCGAGGAAGCCCGCAGGACAATACCTGCCACCACCGTAGCCATCAGCCCAGCCTCACTGCGAATGGTTTGAGCTAGGCCAAACAGGCCCCATAAACCGGCGAGAACAACCAGGCTTCTGAGTTCTTCGGATAGAAAATTTGCCCGCTTCAAAATGAAGCCCAACAGCCATCCCCCGATCATGCCGATGACCACGCCAATGCCTAGACGCAAAATCAACCCATTCACAACCGAGAGAAAATCTGCGTCACCGTTGAGGATGACATCTAAGA encodes:
- a CDS encoding cation:proton antiporter; its protein translation is MDAPFEITIQMVMTIIAGISAQVVADYLKVPSIVFLLLFGIVLGADGIGLLHPQVLGTGLEVIVALSVAVILFEGGLSLQLKELGKVSGSLQNLVTIGTLITLIGGGMAAHWLGEFPWSLAFLYAALVVVTGPTVVAPLLKQVKVDRQIATLLEGEAVLIDPVGAILAVVVLDVILNGDADFLSVVNGLILRLGIGVVIGMIGGWLLGFILKRANFLSEELRSLVVLAGLWGLFGLAQTIRSEAGLMATVVAGIVLRASSVPEERLIRRFKGQLTILAVSVLFILLAADLSIASIFALGRGAVFTVAVLMFVVRPLTVWTCTWTSTLNWRQKLFISWVAPKGIVSASVASLFAILLTERGISGGDAIKALVFLTIISTVFLQGLTARWVAKLLRVNSTEVTGAIIVGCNPISRLIARLFQERGETVVLIDTDQEACREAERENLTVFARSALDTDVLEEAGLSTAGTFLAMTNNGEVNSVLAQRAAEEFQPPRVLAVVPGDGKTSNTDPQPNKSGKANKSPNPTTNKTRVQTAFMEFMPFKTWNRYVDDDAVKLGETTLREPGLLFQQAHLRALTRSGELVPLLLERQNQLQVIPASEEFQAGDRIIYLLHDPRPKLLKRLSGGTSPSRLAIEKLPAVEEIPMPIAAPEQESSPPADAPENPSTSKADPAPSPSSPVPAEAEESAPVSEPVATPPDPSTPSE
- the hslO gene encoding Hsp33 family molecular chaperone HslO; translated protein: MADQLIRATAADGGIRAVGVITTRLADEARRRHNLSYVASAALGRTMSAGLLLASSMKRPESRVNIRINGDGPLGGIFVDAGLDGTVRGYVDCPSVELPPNDRGKLDVGTAVGRNGYLYVVRDVGYGYPYSSTVNLVSGEIGDDITAYLVNSEQTPSALVLGVFVSAEGVTASGGLLIQVLPKAARDEALVEKLEARVSALSGFTPLLRASKTLPQIFEELLGDMGLVHLPGTQMLNFHCGCSFERMLGALKLLGEDELKDMIVKDDGAEATCHFCNEVYRATSHQLEQVISELKTESSG